The DNA sequence ATAGGAGTGCATGATCAAACTCTTGATTACTTTGTTATATAAACTACGAGAATATTATATGGATTACTATTGTATAAATTTTATGCGTATATTTTCTACTTCATTATTAAAAGTGATTGATAAAAAATTTATCGTTTATGCCATAATTTATCTAAAAGTGGTACAAATATAATTTCTCATTACAAAAATTGAAAAGTAGAGGAAAATAGTAACCAAAATCTTATGCcagttcagatttttttttttttcccagaagtcaaaaaaggaagaaaacatGAAGCCATACCTTATAAGACTCTCTAGTCTTTTCTTCATTTTTGAAATATCCAAGGGTGACATTAGTACCACCAATGACAATTTCACCTCGGGGCATCGGTGAGTCATTAATTGAATATCCACCTTCAGGCCAGTCGATTAGCTGAGTAAATAATACCAAATGCTAACATAAGACATATTTTTCGAATGCATATATAATGAGAAGGTAAACCCCCATTTTAagataatcatataaataaaagccaAATCATTAGAGTATAACTCCAAGGGGTCGATCACGGGAAAGAGGGTTAGATTTAGCATTTCTATTCATGTTATATATTCGGTTGCAAGGTAATCAACAACAACATTTTAACATATTTGCACGTTACAGGGAGCAGAAATAAATGACAATTCAAAGTTTTAGACAAGATTAATAGTGATAATTGGTTTTAAAAGCAGGAAACTACTAGAAAACAAAATCACCTCCTATACGAAGAATATCTTAGATATGAAATGCAGGTTAAATGGTTAATTGTCCTTATGATAtgatgtgaattgtgaaataataTAAAATGCAAGGAGTAGATACACCAAATGAGGGTGAAATGGTATGATTTCATTTAAAATATAAGGAAATAAAGATCATATAAATTtcaaatgaataaaaaagataTCCTTATACAAATTGCATTGGGTTTAGCCATTACAAGGATAATTAGATTTGATCGCCACCACCTTAATATATGAAGAAGGAACAGGTGGTCCAACATGGCCAACACTTGAGTCATCAAAATCAGAAAATGCTCCACCGGCACAGGTTTCTGTGAGACCATATCCTTGACCTATTCCAGCACTAGAGTTGACaattaaatttcaaattggaTAGAAAAAGATGATTGAGAAAAAATTGGAAAGCAAAATAGAACTAGCAGACTAGCAGCAGTACATGGAAAAAGCTATAGTTTAGATCATTCTAGTTCGAataaataataagatttatttTGGACAGCATGCATGATTTGTTCCTACTTCCTACCTAACTCTATCTAAAATAACGAACAACCTCTTGCATTAAAAATTGTGATCAATTTACATGAAGTTATTTTCCTGTGAAAACCATAGATGGAAATGGTTAAACAATTTGACATATTTTACTATATGTCGTCTAAcaattttatctattattttcaCCTGATAATTTCATGTGAGTAGCCACCATTAAAAATAGAGATGGTTTGGTTACGGGCTCGAAATTGAAAACACTAACCTAAAACATATGTTGATGAATCGTTGGGCATCAGCAGAAAGTGGAGCACCACCTGATAGCATAAGACGGATATGACCACCTAGAACTTTTCGGATCTTCCTGAAAACAAAAAGATTCCATAGAAATGCTTCCAATCCCCAAGCACCAAACCAGCTACCATTAAGTGCTTGCAACCTCCGTTCATAGGCTAAATTAAACAATTTCTTTGATAGTCCTCCCTTTGTATCAACCTGCATGATCactcaatttaaattaatttgaagCATAGCTAAAGAATCATTCACCAAACTCACCAACAAAACACAATGAAATACCTGCTTGAGGACTCCATACCGTACGCGATCAATAATGGCCGGTACAGCTGCCAACAAGGTCGGCAGCAATACAGTAGCATCTCCTTTTGTTCccttttttatcttgtttgatgaaTCAGTCAGAGTCAAAGGAGATCCATACCCTATAGCACCCCCAACAGCTACAACTATATGCTAAAACAAGTTGTGATGAGTTGAGTTTGTCAGAggaaacaagataaaaaaatgtctttttttaaactGAAACTTTTATTTACATAATCCACTGGCTAAGTTAGTTTCCCATACCTCAGCTACCAACTCAAGGACATGAGCCATGGGCAAGTATGCCAAATATATATCATTTCTCCCAACGTTAGGAACTATTCTCATCACAGCACTAATTGTGGCTACCATATTAGCATGTGTCATCATGACACCCTATTATGCAAAAGAAAGAATTTGAAGTAAATAACCCTTTTACTTTACCATTTTATGATAACTTGATAAGTTTTTTCAGTCTTAATGGTGGTTCTGATTAACCTTAGGCATTCCTGTACTTCCACTTGTGTACATTATAACTGCAACATCTGCTGGAAGGGGTAGATCTGCCTCAACCATGACTCTGCCACCAAGTGCCCGAACTTCTGCAAAGGAAAGTACTCTCCATCCATGCAGAGCAGATGAAGTATCAGATGGGATATCTTCATCCAAGCATATCACACGTTTTACGCACTCCAGTTGTCCACGAACTTTAGCAAGTGTTTTCAATTCTTTGCTCCCACAAATCAGAGTTGTAACCTCTGTCTGGTACACATTTCAACATTCTAATTACGAACAATACACACTAATAGAGAACAAAAGTTTAAACCATAGACAAAAGAGAGATATAGATTGAAAAACCTCATTCAAAGAATGACACAAAGCTTCCTCTCCCAAAGATGCATATATAGTCACAACCGTCACGTTTCTTCTGAAGCAACCCTGatgaaacccaaaaaaaaaaaaaactcaaattatTCTGTTTTTGGAAAAAACCAGAGACTCATGTAAAACTGAAATATATCGGTCACTTCATAACTATATGTTTGTCACTTCATAATTATACAATAGAATgcaatataagtatataacttgTTATTATACGCATTATATACTCGTCACTTCCAAAAGTTGTCAATTCATAACAGATGATACAATACAATGGCCACTCAAAATAGAGCCACGCCAAGATTGCTAGGaggcagcaacttttgtgatttatagccatCAAGTAACcatcaatgatttttttaatagtgtgagattttatctaatGTTATGtgattactcatttttcttttgctggttGTATGCTGgctaaaatttaataaagttgttggGTAATAAACTTTTCCTTTCTGAAATAAt is a window from the Arachis hypogaea cultivar Tifrunner chromosome 17, arahy.Tifrunner.gnm2.J5K5, whole genome shotgun sequence genome containing:
- the LOC112766851 gene encoding long chain acyl-CoA synthetase 9, chloroplastic; the protein is MKTVIVGFIFPLIFLSLRNRNRNRRHKRQGVYVDVGGEPGFTVRNARFESLVTSAWDGVTTLAELLEHSCKNYGDQIFLGSRELIARENEVAPDGKSFEKLHLGGYKWLTFRDAFEAVVCFSNGLAELGHSRHERAAIFADTRAEWLLALQGCFRRNVTVVTIYASLGEEALCHSLNETEVTTLICGSKELKTLAKVRGQLECVKRVICLDEDIPSDTSSALHGWRVLSFAEVRALGGRVMVEADLPLPADVAVIMYTSGSTGMPKGVMMTHANMVATISAVMRIVPNVGRNDIYLAYLPMAHVLELVAEHIVVAVGGAIGYGSPLTLTDSSNKIKKGTKGDATVLLPTLLAAVPAIIDRVRYGVLKQVDTKGGLSKKLFNLAYERRLQALNGSWFGAWGLEAFLWNLFVFRKIRKVLGGHIRLMLSGGAPLSADAQRFINICFSAGIGQGYGLTETCAGGAFSDFDDSSVGHVGPPVPSSYIKLIDWPEGGYSINDSPMPRGEIVIGGTNVTLGYFKNEEKTRESYKVDERGVRWFYTGDIGRFHADGCLEIIDRKKDIVKLQHGEYVSLGKVEAALIGSSYVDNVMLHADPFHSYCVALVVASHEALEKWASKQGITYSDISELCKKEEAMKEVYASLLKEAKNSRLEKFEIPAKIKLLCNPWTPESGLVTAALKIKRESIRKTFDNELKELYSS